A stretch of the Poseidonibacter parvus genome encodes the following:
- a CDS encoding sulfurtransferase: MKNNFYFIFIFLATQFTLNAQDLRISVEQLSKNITDYKIVDVRNYEDFSISHIKNSLNFPVSKSYENKRVDGKIVNPNKMQKIVRELGLNIEDNIVIYDDGVFYDASRIFWTLEVYGFKNVKLLNGGFDTWEKKKLPISSEILKVKPSKYIASINNNRLSTKFTTQIATKNPNQTVIDARDYNSYIGKKSVAKRFGHILNAIHIPAYSNLKKENKLSKLKETTTLKELYKDINKDKKIIIYCKIGRVASTNYFALRELGYNVSNYDASWREWGNDINLPITNKSKALN; this comes from the coding sequence ATGAAAAATAATTTTTATTTTATTTTTATTTTCTTAGCAACACAATTTACACTAAATGCACAAGATTTAAGAATAAGTGTCGAACAATTATCAAAAAATATTACAGACTACAAAATTGTTGATGTGAGAAACTATGAAGATTTTTCAATTAGTCATATAAAAAACTCTCTAAACTTTCCTGTTTCAAAAAGTTATGAAAATAAAAGAGTCGATGGTAAAATTGTTAATCCAAATAAAATGCAAAAAATAGTGCGAGAACTAGGCTTAAATATTGAGGATAATATTGTTATATATGATGATGGTGTTTTTTATGATGCTTCAAGAATATTTTGGACTTTAGAAGTTTATGGATTTAAAAATGTAAAATTACTTAATGGTGGTTTTGATACATGGGAAAAGAAAAAACTTCCTATTTCTTCTGAAATACTTAAAGTTAAACCTAGTAAATATATAGCTTCAATTAATAACAATAGATTATCTACAAAATTTACAACTCAAATTGCGACAAAGAATCCAAACCAAACTGTTATTGATGCAAGAGATTATAACTCTTATATAGGTAAAAAATCAGTAGCAAAAAGATTTGGTCATATACTAAATGCCATTCATATACCAGCATATTCAAATTTAAAAAAAGAAAATAAATTATCAAAATTAAAAGAAACTACTACATTAAAAGAGTTATACAAAGATATTAACAAAGATAAGAAAATTATAATATACTGTAAAATAGGAAGAGTTGCTTCTACTAACTATTTTGCATTAAGAGAACTAGGATATAACGTTTCTAATTATGATGCTTCATGGAGAGAATGGGGTAATGATATAAATTTACCTATTACAAATAAATCAAAAGCATTAAACTAA
- a CDS encoding lysophospholipid acyltransferase family protein, with protein sequence MNFKLITMAIYATYLTNKFGFLLKNAKTKEKQMLLREEYSSTLFSKLRINVNVINKEKLPQDGKYLLISNHKSIIDPLIIESALVNTKIRGYWVAKKELYNSFFFGMFTRNAGSILLDRESKNMSSFFKRLKEVSSNGDSIYIFPEGTRNKENTPISSFKEGARIIALKNRLAILPIFIKTNANEILKEAINKRDKDLTIDIEIGDIIDYKDKTPLEENYRNIFNLDK encoded by the coding sequence TTGAATTTCAAACTTATAACAATGGCAATTTACGCAACTTACTTAACGAATAAGTTTGGTTTTCTTCTTAAAAATGCGAAAACAAAAGAAAAGCAAATGCTTCTTAGGGAAGAGTATTCAAGTACTTTATTTTCAAAATTAAGAATAAATGTAAATGTTATAAATAAAGAAAAATTACCACAAGATGGTAAATATTTATTGATTTCAAATCATAAAAGTATTATTGATCCTTTGATAATTGAAAGTGCTTTAGTTAATACAAAAATTAGAGGTTATTGGGTTGCTAAAAAAGAGTTATATAACTCTTTTTTCTTTGGGATGTTTACAAGAAATGCTGGCTCTATTCTTTTAGATAGAGAATCTAAAAACATGTCTTCATTTTTTAAAAGATTAAAAGAGGTCTCTTCAAATGGAGACTCTATATATATCTTTCCTGAAGGTACTAGAAATAAAGAAAATACACCAATATCATCTTTTAAAGAGGGTGCTAGAATTATTGCTTTAAAAAATAGACTAGCTATTTTGCCTATTTTTATTAAAACAAATGCAAATGAGATTTTAAAAGAAGCAATAAATAAAAGAGATAAAGATTTAACAATTGATATTGAAATTGGAGATATTATTGATTATAAAGATAAAACTCCATTAGAAGAGAATTATCGTAATATTTTTAATTTAGATAAATAA
- a CDS encoding S24 family peptidase produces the protein MKNLSLEYIDIFDDNKTKNLTFSKHLINQKFNENSLFVTIVNGKSMQAVINHKALIVSDLSNKTLEDNGIYLLYYENEMWVKQYDLKNKNFISINPDFSHLVYKENDIKLVAKVLITFTNL, from the coding sequence ATGAAAAATCTAAGTTTAGAATATATAGATATTTTTGATGATAATAAAACAAAAAATTTAACTTTTTCAAAACACTTGATTAATCAAAAGTTTAATGAAAATTCATTATTCGTAACTATTGTAAATGGAAAGTCAATGCAAGCTGTAATAAATCATAAAGCCCTTATAGTTTCAGATCTTTCAAATAAGACTTTAGAAGATAATGGAATATATTTACTATATTATGAAAATGAAATGTGGGTAAAACAATATGATTTAAAAAATAAAAACTTTATTTCAATAAATCCAGATTTTTCTCATTTAGTTTATAAAGAAAATGATATCAAGCTAGTTGCTAAGGTATTAATTACCTTTACAAACTTATAA